Proteins encoded within one genomic window of Streptomyces sp. NBC_01237:
- a CDS encoding sulfite exporter TauE/SafE family protein has protein sequence MTSLVLALAAGAVVGLALGGLGGGGSVLAVPALIYLLGFTPAAATTAGLLIVIATSLTGLLAHAREGVVRWRTGGLFAAAGVVPAAVAGALSARIPAVVLTVAFAVLAAFAAVRMLRPRPAPPGAGDGRGPDVVPARRAAGAGAGLGALTGLLGVGGGFLAVPALVTVLALPMTAAVGTSLLVITVNSAVALVTRLATPTPLDWAVIAPFTASAVLGAWDGKRLAAKVSTDTLRRLFGAVLLAVALAMLLDAFLV, from the coding sequence GTGACCTCGCTGGTCCTGGCGCTGGCGGCCGGGGCCGTGGTCGGCCTGGCGCTCGGCGGGCTGGGCGGCGGGGGCAGCGTCCTCGCCGTGCCCGCGCTGATCTATCTGCTCGGCTTCACCCCCGCAGCGGCCACCACCGCCGGGCTCCTCATCGTCATCGCGACCTCGCTCACCGGACTGCTGGCCCATGCTCGGGAGGGCGTGGTCAGGTGGCGTACGGGAGGGCTCTTCGCCGCCGCGGGCGTCGTCCCGGCCGCCGTCGCGGGCGCGCTGTCGGCACGGATTCCGGCGGTGGTGCTGACCGTGGCGTTCGCCGTGCTCGCGGCGTTCGCCGCGGTCCGGATGCTCCGGCCCCGTCCGGCGCCGCCGGGCGCCGGGGACGGGCGCGGCCCGGACGTAGTCCCCGCCCGTAGGGCGGCCGGGGCGGGGGCGGGACTCGGAGCGCTGACGGGGCTGCTGGGAGTGGGCGGCGGATTCCTGGCGGTGCCGGCCCTGGTCACCGTCCTCGCCCTGCCGATGACCGCGGCCGTGGGGACGAGCCTGCTGGTCATCACGGTCAACTCGGCAGTGGCGCTCGTCACCCGGCTCGCCACACCGACCCCGCTGGACTGGGCGGTGATAGCACCGTTCACGGCATCGGCGGTGCTGGGCGCCTGGGACGGGAAACGGCTGGCCGCGAAGGTGTCCACGGACACCCTGCGGCGGCTGTTCGGTGCGGTGCTCCTGGCCGTGGCGCTCGCCATGCTCCTCGACGCGTTCCTGGTGTGA